One Syntrophaceae bacterium DNA window includes the following coding sequences:
- a CDS encoding DedA family protein yields MKLLRRLYDWVLHWADTPYGAPALFVLSFAEASFFPIPPDPLLIALVLGAQSKAFRFAAICTMASVLGALLGYGIGYFVWWDGPGVFSPVALFFFDNVPGFTVNLFRYIQGLFETWNFWIIFTAGFTPIPYKVFTVSGGAFDVNLPMFLVASVVSRGARFFLVALLIWRFGVPIKGFIDRHFNWLAILFTVLLIGGFAVIKYFL; encoded by the coding sequence ATGAAGCTCCTGCGACGCCTCTACGACTGGGTCCTCCACTGGGCCGACACCCCCTACGGGGCGCCGGCCCTGTTCGTTCTTTCCTTTGCGGAGGCCTCGTTCTTCCCCATTCCGCCGGACCCGCTCCTCATCGCCTTGGTGCTGGGAGCCCAGTCAAAAGCCTTCCGTTTCGCCGCCATCTGCACGATGGCCTCCGTTCTGGGTGCTCTTCTGGGCTACGGGATCGGGTACTTCGTCTGGTGGGACGGGCCGGGCGTGTTCTCGCCGGTGGCCCTGTTTTTCTTCGATAACGTTCCCGGCTTCACCGTGAACCTGTTCCGTTACATCCAGGGACTCTTCGAGACCTGGAACTTCTGGATCATTTTCACAGCCGGCTTCACCCCCATTCCCTACAAGGTCTTCACCGTCTCCGGCGGGGCCTTCGACGTGAACCTGCCCATGTTCCTGGTCGCGTCGGTCGTCTCCCGGGGCGCCCGGTTCTTCCTGGTGGCGCTCCTGATCTGGAGGTTCGGGGTGCCGATCAAGGGCTTCATCGACCGGCATTTCAACTGGCTGGCCATTCTTTTTACCGTGCTTCTCATCGGCGGATTCGCCGTGATCAAGTATTTCCTGTAG